The following proteins are encoded in a genomic region of Ornithodoros turicata isolate Travis chromosome 6, ASM3712646v1, whole genome shotgun sequence:
- the LOC135397636 gene encoding prolyl 4-hydroxylase subunit alpha-2-like: protein MRWQHGLLLLLLLSGVAHCQVFSSVTHMSQMVSLERRLVFRLGNFLNRMEHKLNYLRSFLSDYYQATAPDNQLGSSDESFTNNPTASPIDAYATIKRLTVDWNDIADQFREPDWIEVERVVMETNESFPSQSDLVDAGEALIRLQQTYRLNLTEMVRGNILGHRSSAHLSARDCLYFGQLLYSQADYANAAKWLQESLDRLQVEPEPSMPRRTVQAYLDNARSMLDEEEGRSRGHANNVLPNQVKPSPHTHAYMDPYYALCRGEKLATPLQEAKLYCAFHAPHPYYVIGPVKMEVLSIRPYIAQFYDVISQEEIDAIRSIGDPMLDRATVRDIGQNLVSTGRVSQVAWITPDTSDLVERVNRRVSLLTGLSTNYDTGDSEIIQYNSYGPGGHYEPHRDMLFDEFTEEEKQNMEETDKKSGDRIATFMFYLTDVTLGGSTVFPYAKAAVSPKKGSAAFWYNILEDGSYDGRTLHGACSVLHGTKHVANLWIRTNGQMFRRPCPAVSTKVQ, encoded by the exons ATGCGGTGGCAGCATGGCTTGCTGCTCCTGCTCCTGCTCTCAGGGGTGGCCCATTGTCAGGTCTTCTCATCGGTGACCCACATGAGTCAGATGGTCTCACTGGAGAGGAGGCTCGTGTTCAGATTGGGAAACTTCCTCAATCGAATGGAACACAAGCTCAACTACTTACGAAG CTTCTTGAGCGATTACTACCAAGCGACAGCACCCGACAACCAACTGGGCTCCTCGGATGAGTCCTTCACCAATAACCCCACTGCTAGTCCTATTGACGCTTATGCCACGATCAAGAGGCTCACGGTCGACTGGAACGACATAGCCGACCAGTTTAGGGAGCCCGACTGGATCG AAGTCGAACGTGTTGTAATGGAGACGAACGAGTCCTTCCCGAGTCAGAGCGACCTGGTAGATGCCGGTGAAGCCCTCATCAGGCTGCAGCAAACGTACCGTCTCAATCTCACAGAGATGGTGCGAGGGAACATCTTGGGTCACAGGTCATCTGCTCATCTTTCAG CTCGCGACTGCCTTTACTTCGGTCAGCTGCTTTACAGCCAGGCTGACTACGCAAACGCAGCCAAATGGCTCCAAGAGTCTCTGGACAGGCTCCAAGTGGAGCCAGAACCTTCTATGCCGCGAAGAACCGTGCAGGCCTACTTGGACAACGCCCGAAGCATG CTGGACGAAGAGGAAGGTCGAAGCAGAG GTCATGCCAACAATGTCTTACCGAATCAAGTAAAGCCCTCTCCTCACACGCATGCTTACATGGATCCCTACTACGCTCTTTGCCGTGGAGAGAAGCTAGCG ACACCGCTCCAGGAAGCCAAGCTGTACTGTGCGTTCCACGCGCCCCACCCTTACTACGTCATAGGTCCAGTCAAAATGGAGGTCCTCAGCATTCGACCCTATATTGCACAGTTCTACGACGTCATCTCGCAGGAAGAGATCGATGCCATAAGAAGCATTGGAGATCCTATG CTGGACCGCGCCACGGTCAGGGACATCGGACAGAACTTGGTGTCGACGGGTCGCGTAAGTCAAGTCGCTTGGATTACACCGGACACGAGTGACCTCGTGGAGCGTGTGAACAGGAGGGTGTCACTTCTAACAGGGTTGTCTACGAATTACGATACGGGAGACTCGGAAATCATACAG TACAACTCATACGGCCCTGGAGGTCATTATGAGCCGCATCGGGACATGCTCTTTGATGAATTCACCGAAGAAGAG AAGCAAAATATGGAAGAGACGGACAAGAAATCTGGAGATAGGATAGCGACTTTTATGTTCTAC CTGACAGACGTAACCCTCGGAGGCTCGACGGTCTTTCCGTATGCCAAGGCCGCTGTCTCCCCGAAGAAG GGTTCCGCCGCCTTCTGGTACAATATCCTTGAAGACGGCAGCTACGACGGCCGTACTCTTCACGGTGCCTGCTCCGTTCTACACGGCACGAAACACG TGGCCAACCTATGGATTCGGACCAACGGGCAGATGTTTCGGCGGCCGTGTCCAGCCGTGAGCACGAAGGTCCAATAG
- the LOC135399075 gene encoding uncharacterized protein LOC135399075 translates to MDHKPFIWTNDRQKTLIDFFKDNEFLYNPIHPDYKKRRLRDKKILELCSTLGCSMLECKNKFHNLRTYFFREYNKVLKHNSCDGNGEESYTSKWDFYEDMKFLNVCYLPRTLEANNSSENQLDTASDTAANDFKVEGGNNTSILEPDCLIDELEVFETEVDASSTSETNAQTPPHKRRRLDKAAHPQRNLLDEEHYFGMYVAAALRTFDSVSRDTAKVKILDLIMHLRHNVDPGRRKTKDSL, encoded by the exons ATGGATCATAAACCG TTTATTTGGACTAATGATCGACAGAAGACGCTCATCGACTTTTTCAAAGACAACGAATTCCTCTACAACCCAATACACCCGGACTATAAAAAGCGACGATTGCGGGACAAGAAGATTCTGGAGCTTTGCAGCACTCTTGGATGTTCCA TGTTGGAGTGCAAGAACAAGTTCCACAACTTGCGAACCTACTTCTTCAGAGAATACAACAAAGTCCTAAAACACAATTCGTGTGATGGCAACGGTGAAGAGAGCTACACATCAAAGTGGGACTTTTATGAGGATATGAAGTTCCTAAATGTTTGCTACCTCCCAAGGACACTAGAAGCAAATAACAGTAGTGAGAACCAGTTAGATACTGCATCAGATACAGCTGCGAATGACTTTAAAGTTGAGGGAGGCAACAACACAAGCATCCTGGAACCCGACTGCCTGATT GACGAGCTAGAAGTGTTTGAGACGGAAGTGGACGCGTCGAGCACATCGGAAACGAATGCGCAGACTCCTCCGCACAAGAGGAGAAGATTGGACAAGGCGGCACATCCACAGAGGAACCTCCTAGACGAAGAACACTATTTTGGAATGTATGTGGCTGCAGCACTACGAACGTTTGATTCTGTGTCGCGTGACACTGCCAAGGTCAAGATTTTGGACCTCATCATGCACTTGCGACACAATGTGGATCCTGGTCGCAGAAAGACGAAGGATTCGTTGTAG